One stretch of Leptospira mtsangambouensis DNA includes these proteins:
- a CDS encoding glutathione peroxidase, with protein sequence MQRKVLFAIFLLIGFHIYAGGKKMSFHDFKSVSIQGKDVSLSEYKGHPVLVVNVASKCGYTPQYDGLEKIHQSYKDKGLKVIGFPSNDFGGQEPGTETQIAEFCKLNFGVSFDLMKKTKVLGNDKDPIYQFLTENAKEKGDVKWNFEKFLIDKNGNVVGRFPSGTKPESAELKQAIENLL encoded by the coding sequence ATGCAAAGAAAAGTTTTGTTTGCCATTTTTCTCTTAATCGGTTTCCATATCTATGCTGGAGGAAAAAAGATGTCATTCCACGATTTCAAATCTGTATCCATCCAAGGAAAAGACGTTTCCCTTTCTGAATATAAAGGACATCCCGTCCTAGTCGTAAACGTTGCGTCTAAATGTGGTTATACGCCACAATATGATGGACTTGAAAAAATTCACCAGTCTTACAAAGACAAAGGATTAAAAGTCATAGGGTTTCCTTCGAATGATTTTGGTGGCCAAGAACCAGGAACCGAAACCCAAATTGCCGAGTTTTGCAAACTAAACTTTGGGGTTAGTTTTGATCTGATGAAAAAAACAAAAGTTTTGGGAAATGATAAAGATCCAATATATCAATTTTTAACAGAGAATGCAAAAGAAAAAGGGGATGTGAAATGGAACTTCGAAAAATTCCTCATCGATAAAAATGGAAATGTTGTGGGGAGATTTCCTTCGGGAACCAAACCGGAATCTGCGGAGTTAAAACAAGCCATTGAAAACCTTCTTTAA
- a CDS encoding phosphorylase produces the protein MSALFFAVLSEAKPWITKLQAKPISHLGKFRIFQKEDHYIIISGTGKLSAALAVSEFAHILPKPDRNQMKIWNLGIAGSNNNELSLGDFFWIHKITDAATKRDFYPDRIEKSKFTKETTLTTFDRPITKNENSDRFLFLPQEELKGIQLIDMEGSGFFEAASLYFPLENISLGKLVSDHLEGTFCKAETVESMMAEKMEGLFDEWTSPLPWTGIDSIETFDWPLVEAFIQNLRLTETMKHDLKKSIRFFRLRNPNTILPFPEESLKIHLKSKSDLKEFFEQWRESLHV, from the coding sequence ATGTCTGCATTGTTTTTCGCTGTTCTTTCCGAGGCCAAACCTTGGATCACAAAACTACAGGCGAAACCCATTTCCCATTTGGGGAAATTTCGAATTTTCCAAAAAGAAGATCATTATATCATTATTTCTGGAACAGGCAAACTTTCTGCTGCATTGGCTGTTTCCGAATTTGCCCACATTCTTCCGAAACCAGATCGAAACCAAATGAAAATTTGGAATTTAGGAATTGCAGGTTCAAATAATAACGAACTTTCGTTAGGTGATTTTTTCTGGATTCATAAAATTACCGATGCAGCAACAAAAAGAGATTTTTATCCAGATCGAATTGAAAAATCAAAATTCACAAAAGAAACAACTTTAACCACATTTGACAGACCCATTACCAAAAATGAAAATTCTGACCGATTTTTATTTCTCCCACAAGAGGAGTTAAAAGGAATCCAATTGATTGATATGGAAGGGTCCGGTTTTTTTGAGGCTGCCTCTTTATACTTTCCATTAGAAAATATTTCTCTTGGAAAATTAGTTTCAGATCATCTGGAAGGAACCTTTTGTAAGGCAGAAACTGTAGAATCCATGATGGCAGAAAAGATGGAAGGACTATTTGATGAATGGACTTCCCCCCTCCCTTGGACAGGAATTGATTCAATTGAAACTTTTGATTGGCCATTGGTTGAAGCATTCATCCAAAACCTTCGCCTAACAGAAACAATGAAACATGATTTAAAAAAATCGATTCGGTTTTTTCGATTACGAAATCCAAATACAATTCTTCCTTTTCCAGAGGAATCTCTTAAAATCCATTTAAAATCAAAATCTGATCTCAAAGAATTCTTTGAACAGTGGAGAGAGTCTCTACATGTTTAA
- a CDS encoding SPL family radical SAM protein, with amino-acid sequence MFKSFSHIYIEDGIRDHWRTKEILKRFPNAIPIPIRHYKDSFNRNSQNFRVQKETPKLILAEKKEHFLYPGSDFSPNFSHPHFYYNTIALNCIYDCEYCYLQGMFPSANLVLFVNWEDFFDATKEFIEKNQSLYLALSYDTDLLALESFFPATKAWLEFAATEPRLSLEIRTKSTNYSQIAKFSPNPNVILAWTISPQAIIETIEHGTPPLHTRIKVINQAIQDGWKVRICIDPILRVPNWKTHYQSLADTLGKELKIDGLVDISIGGFRMNIDFLKRMMDVRKDSSILFHAFEKKDKIVSYSNLETEEILELMSSALHQYVSPSEIKVSYT; translated from the coding sequence ATGTTTAAGTCATTCTCTCATATTTATATTGAAGATGGGATTCGTGATCATTGGAGGACCAAAGAAATATTAAAACGTTTTCCCAATGCCATTCCTATTCCCATCAGACATTACAAAGATAGTTTTAATCGAAATTCCCAAAACTTTCGGGTCCAAAAAGAAACTCCTAAGTTGATTTTGGCAGAAAAAAAAGAACATTTTCTTTATCCTGGAAGTGATTTTTCACCTAACTTCTCTCATCCACATTTTTATTATAATACAATCGCTCTCAATTGTATTTATGACTGCGAATATTGTTACCTACAAGGAATGTTTCCTTCCGCCAATCTTGTGTTATTTGTCAATTGGGAAGATTTTTTTGATGCTACAAAAGAATTTATAGAAAAAAATCAATCTCTGTATTTGGCTTTGTCATACGATACCGACCTTTTGGCTTTGGAGTCATTTTTCCCTGCAACCAAAGCCTGGTTAGAATTTGCCGCAACCGAACCAAGATTAAGTTTAGAAATTCGCACAAAGTCGACTAACTACAGTCAAATTGCAAAATTCTCACCAAATCCGAATGTTATTTTGGCTTGGACCATCAGTCCACAAGCCATCATTGAAACCATAGAACATGGGACTCCACCACTCCACACAAGAATCAAGGTTATCAACCAAGCAATCCAAGACGGATGGAAGGTCCGAATTTGTATTGATCCAATCTTAAGAGTTCCGAATTGGAAAACCCATTACCAATCGTTAGCTGATACATTAGGGAAAGAACTAAAAATAGATGGCCTGGTTGACATCAGTATTGGTGGATTTAGAATGAATATTGATTTTTTAAAGAGAATGATGGATGTAAGAAAGGACTCTTCCATTTTATTTCATGCTTTTGAAAAAAAAGATAAAATTGTTTCCTATTCAAATTTAGAAACGGAAGAAATTTTAGAACTTATGTCATCGGCACTTCACCAATACGTTTCTCCTTCAGAAATAAAAGTAAGTTATACTTGA
- a CDS encoding ChaN family lipoprotein has product MKTFFNRFLFSFCCVSFGFGISAEEVNSTVQIVRTSTAETVTISDILKETSKYNVIVLGEEHDNQDLHRFYESLFKEISDQEPTSLSLEMLEQDGQNIVNEFLRGTITESHFLSSTSHWKSFKTDYLPLVSIAKEKKYNVVAANPPRRYVNLISRKGLAAYREFSDLAIAYIPPAYSLEKYLTEDYKQRLTALFASGHGVSHGPTNQYLVLGQATWDQGMAESISREFYKSGKKVVHLNGRFHSDRKGGVVHRLREMGLSVLVISGFAKDREESQDFVKIADFVILTNVR; this is encoded by the coding sequence TTGAAAACCTTCTTTAATCGATTTCTTTTTTCGTTTTGTTGTGTTTCTTTTGGTTTTGGGATTTCTGCTGAGGAAGTAAATTCAACCGTACAAATTGTTCGGACATCCACGGCAGAGACCGTAACCATTTCCGATATTCTGAAAGAAACTTCTAAATACAATGTCATTGTTTTGGGGGAGGAACATGACAACCAAGATCTCCATCGTTTTTATGAATCTTTGTTTAAAGAAATCTCTGACCAAGAGCCAACTTCTTTGTCTTTGGAAATGTTAGAACAAGACGGGCAAAATATTGTAAACGAGTTTCTAAGAGGAACCATTACCGAGTCACATTTTTTATCTTCAACCTCTCATTGGAAATCGTTTAAAACCGACTACTTACCGTTAGTTTCTATCGCAAAAGAAAAAAAATACAATGTTGTTGCTGCAAATCCTCCTCGTCGTTATGTAAATCTAATTTCAAGAAAAGGTTTGGCTGCTTACCGTGAGTTTTCTGATTTAGCTATTGCCTATATACCTCCTGCTTATAGTTTAGAAAAATATCTAACGGAAGATTACAAACAACGGTTAACTGCTTTGTTTGCCAGTGGACACGGAGTGAGTCACGGACCTACAAATCAATACTTGGTTCTTGGCCAGGCAACTTGGGACCAAGGGATGGCCGAATCGATTTCTCGGGAATTCTACAAATCTGGAAAGAAGGTGGTCCATTTGAATGGTCGATTTCATTCCGATCGTAAGGGTGGTGTCGTCCACAGACTACGAGAAATGGGACTTTCTGTTCTTGTGATCTCCGGGTTTGCCAAAGATCGAGAAGAAAGCCAGGATTTTGTGAAAATCGCTGATTTTGTAATTTTAACAAACGTCCGATAA
- a CDS encoding adenylate/guanylate cyclase domain-containing protein translates to MKKRFILIFLFCMFFGFSACTEVNRNKPIAKEGKMDLSSWDFSKDGNITLDGEWEFYWKQTNKGIQIDTELGREPKYIYQTVPSNWKGVDWFGETLGGFGYATYKLKVLFPKNTPTLAFHNLDLSSAYRLYINGKLVVEQGSFGINPNYFEPSYKSVLLDLESLSGETEIVYEISNFHYSKGGFWESMEIGERRMLYDKVNRSYQITSFLAGSIFLWALYHLGLFVMRRQDKASLFISLFSLLIVMRLLTIGERNILNIFPDMPMDFLIRLEFATIYIATIVFAYFYRLVFPNTVGKKTMWVLNVLSTPFLVSLFLPVATFSAQIHFFQIFLILVCVRITIAIIMAYRSDTVGAGLSLIGFSFVFGTVVHDILYQNNVINTMNITPFGFLGFILFQGYILSYGFTRAYLSIEKLKEKLEVSNKELNILKEGLEDIVVERTQELENSKANIERLNEFAKTLNTSLELDSILTKAFDYLNEEVFCDSMILLLVDAENSKLTYHKSVFSSNSRLSLESKLNGMSFALDSSAGIFYHVYKRNRPFRFAKVWESRLTESNQQFLQMVGKHPGMIIPLSSQGKVIAMLALFSEQKGRSFSRSQLQLVENTAENIATAVTNSILVEEMNREKFIAENSRMQMENAKNEVVKLNEFTKKINSESSLSQIIEEMFNYILKTFEIEATLLQLIDPKKNELYTYNTTIPTYATEEQLLFAKSIRVPLNEKGGIIYKTFLRKKALFVPKPPKRYESELDEQIFSQLSLTSFVAVPLVVQNEVIGMAYFTSFQKPLEVTREVLRRISGFCDQIAGAIQNSLLLQITEEERKKSEQAKAEIQKMNEFAKNVNSQNNLENILAEIFGFIRKNYKIEHCVLYFLDKEYNEFRYLNHSGFDLLVDENINYFKSLRFPLREESGFVYKCYKRKRHFYMKHVPKSLPFAIDKQITERSGMNGFLISPLVNNDEVVAMAVYGIGDENIQLNKDEVNSIVGVSEHIASAINNHFLLKKIEEEKQRSDSLLLNILPKNVAEELQKKGRVNPVEFENVTLLLTSFPGFSQITGQLTPEELIEGLDLYFSRFDEIIKAQGMEKLRMTGDMYLAAGGLPVGNFTHAVDACLAALQIKDEVMRMIEDFKDIPFRPNGITIAIHSGPVVAGVIGKSKFNYDVWGKTVTQTQAIRRGGVGVPINISQETMEKVKRLFHIGNQRQINTYEGDQVPIYELLSLKPDLSDDTGSTPNEKFGRLYTQQKRGAKILIK, encoded by the coding sequence ATGAAGAAAAGATTCATTTTAATATTCCTGTTTTGTATGTTCTTTGGATTCTCCGCCTGCACGGAAGTCAATCGCAACAAACCAATTGCAAAGGAAGGAAAGATGGATTTGTCCTCATGGGACTTTTCGAAAGATGGAAACATCACTCTTGACGGAGAATGGGAATTTTATTGGAAACAAACGAACAAAGGCATTCAAATTGACACTGAATTGGGAAGGGAACCTAAGTACATCTACCAAACAGTACCATCCAATTGGAAAGGTGTGGATTGGTTTGGTGAAACTCTCGGCGGATTTGGTTATGCGACATATAAGTTAAAAGTCCTTTTTCCAAAAAACACACCCACCCTAGCCTTTCACAACTTAGACCTCTCCTCTGCTTATCGCTTGTACATTAACGGCAAACTGGTGGTGGAACAAGGAAGTTTTGGAATCAATCCTAATTACTTTGAACCATCCTATAAATCTGTTCTTTTGGATTTAGAATCCCTGTCAGGTGAAACGGAAATCGTGTATGAAATTTCCAATTTTCATTATTCCAAGGGTGGATTTTGGGAAAGTATGGAAATCGGCGAAAGACGGATGTTATATGACAAAGTCAATCGCAGCTACCAAATTACTTCTTTTCTTGCTGGTAGTATTTTTTTATGGGCTTTGTACCACTTGGGACTTTTTGTTATGCGCAGGCAAGACAAAGCAAGTCTTTTTATATCTTTATTTAGTTTGCTCATCGTTATGCGACTTCTAACGATCGGCGAAAGAAATATTTTAAACATCTTTCCTGACATGCCAATGGATTTTCTCATCCGATTGGAATTTGCAACCATATACATTGCCACCATTGTTTTTGCCTATTTTTACCGTTTGGTATTTCCCAATACTGTGGGAAAAAAGACGATGTGGGTTTTAAATGTTCTGAGTACTCCATTTCTTGTTTCCCTATTTTTGCCAGTGGCTACCTTCAGTGCCCAAATTCATTTTTTCCAAATTTTTTTGATTTTAGTCTGCGTTCGAATCACCATTGCGATCATCATGGCTTACAGGTCAGACACAGTGGGTGCAGGCCTTTCTCTTATCGGTTTTAGTTTTGTATTTGGAACTGTCGTCCATGACATTCTTTATCAAAACAATGTCATCAATACAATGAACATAACTCCCTTTGGATTTTTAGGATTTATTTTATTCCAAGGCTATATTCTTTCGTATGGATTTACAAGGGCTTACCTTTCTATTGAAAAACTTAAAGAAAAATTAGAAGTATCCAACAAAGAACTCAATATCTTAAAAGAAGGACTAGAAGACATTGTTGTAGAAAGAACACAGGAATTAGAAAATTCGAAAGCAAATATAGAAAGGCTAAATGAATTTGCAAAAACATTAAACACATCTCTTGAACTAGATAGTATTCTTACAAAAGCTTTTGATTACTTAAATGAAGAAGTATTTTGTGATTCCATGATTTTACTTCTTGTGGATGCTGAAAATTCAAAACTCACTTACCATAAATCTGTTTTTTCTTCCAACTCAAGATTGTCACTTGAATCAAAGTTAAATGGTATGAGTTTTGCTTTGGACTCAAGTGCTGGAATTTTTTATCACGTTTACAAAAGAAATCGTCCATTCCGATTTGCAAAAGTCTGGGAATCACGTCTTACCGAATCCAACCAACAATTTCTCCAAATGGTGGGAAAACACCCTGGTATGATCATCCCTCTCAGTTCTCAGGGTAAAGTAATCGCCATGTTAGCCCTCTTTAGTGAACAAAAAGGAAGAAGTTTTTCTAGATCCCAACTCCAGTTAGTCGAAAACACTGCAGAGAATATTGCAACTGCTGTTACCAACTCCATTCTTGTGGAAGAAATGAACCGGGAAAAATTCATTGCTGAAAACTCCAGAATGCAAATGGAAAATGCTAAAAATGAGGTTGTTAAGTTAAACGAATTCACAAAAAAAATAAACTCTGAATCAAGTCTCTCACAAATCATAGAAGAGATGTTTAACTACATTCTAAAAACATTTGAAATTGAAGCAACTCTCCTCCAACTCATTGATCCTAAAAAAAACGAACTTTATACCTATAACACTACCATTCCTACTTATGCGACAGAGGAACAGTTGTTATTTGCAAAATCAATCAGGGTCCCGCTAAATGAAAAAGGAGGGATCATATATAAAACTTTTCTTAGAAAAAAAGCTTTGTTTGTTCCCAAACCTCCTAAACGATACGAATCCGAATTAGATGAACAGATTTTTTCACAACTAAGTCTTACTTCTTTCGTTGCGGTTCCACTTGTGGTTCAAAACGAAGTGATCGGTATGGCCTATTTCACTTCTTTCCAAAAACCATTGGAAGTCACGAGAGAAGTCCTTCGTCGCATTTCAGGATTTTGTGATCAAATTGCGGGAGCCATCCAAAACTCTTTATTGTTACAAATCACAGAAGAAGAACGCAAAAAATCAGAACAGGCAAAAGCAGAGATCCAAAAAATGAATGAGTTTGCAAAAAACGTAAACTCACAAAACAATTTAGAAAACATTCTCGCAGAAATTTTCGGATTCATTCGAAAAAACTATAAAATCGAACACTGTGTCCTCTATTTTTTAGATAAAGAATACAATGAGTTTCGTTATCTAAATCACTCAGGGTTTGATCTATTAGTGGATGAAAATATAAACTACTTTAAATCTCTTCGGTTTCCTCTCCGAGAAGAAAGTGGTTTCGTTTACAAATGTTACAAACGCAAACGACATTTTTATATGAAACATGTTCCAAAGTCACTCCCGTTTGCCATTGACAAACAAATTACAGAAAGATCGGGAATGAATGGGTTTTTAATCTCTCCACTTGTGAACAATGACGAAGTGGTTGCGATGGCTGTCTATGGAATTGGAGATGAAAACATTCAGTTGAATAAAGATGAAGTGAATTCCATTGTAGGTGTTTCTGAACACATTGCCAGTGCCATCAACAATCACTTTTTACTTAAAAAAATTGAAGAAGAAAAACAAAGATCCGATTCTCTTTTATTAAACATCCTTCCTAAAAACGTAGCAGAAGAATTACAAAAAAAAGGCAGAGTCAACCCTGTTGAATTTGAAAATGTCACCTTACTTTTGACTAGTTTCCCCGGATTTTCCCAAATCACAGGACAACTCACTCCGGAAGAACTTATCGAAGGATTAGATTTATATTTTTCACGTTTTGATGAAATCATCAAAGCACAAGGGATGGAAAAACTTCGGATGACAGGCGATATGTATTTGGCAGCAGGAGGACTTCCTGTTGGAAACTTTACACATGCTGTTGATGCTTGTCTTGCCGCCTTACAAATCAAAGACGAAGTAATGCGAATGATCGAAGATTTCAAAGACATTCCTTTTCGTCCGAATGGAATTACCATTGCAATCCATTCGGGTCCCGTAGTTGCGGGAGTCATCGGGAAATCAAAGTTCAATTATGATGTTTGGGGAAAAACGGTAACACAAACCCAGGCAATTCGAAGAGGAGGAGTTGGGGTTCCAATCAATATCTCTCAAGAAACTATGGAAAAAGTAAAACGACTCTTCCATATAGGGAACCAAAGACAAATCAATACCTACGAAGGAGATCAAGTCCCCATTTATGAATTGTTATCTTTAAAACCTGATTTATCTGATGATACAGGATCAACACCAAATGAAAAATTTGGGAGATTGTATACACAACAAAAACGGGGAGCAAAGATTCTAATCAAATGA
- a CDS encoding adenylate/guanylate cyclase domain-containing protein — protein MIYALVAIAILFVCILYGMYSLYKQKEDKENTIIVYQAEVKLLKEDLEKKEKELISTKSISEEFSDKLVDSYAQLSDLDGLLREINSASDLKDILKILGRYIREKFKVPHYLLYVYKEELEALEFFHSNFPEELTDKVKEEIMERKIPVSDSYVTMYAHAYVRKRKRSFYIQDFESYKTEGVELANKQSANLKSLLIVPLYLRNKFIGTLDLLDYSGNFGLSEQQLNQIKIIADYIAGTIETGYLLNELKEGNITIQREKENIESNRLKLENLHRFNRRINSYSQIEDIAREVFSYLKVNHRVELGFILLVDPKTNSLVPLMEGAEVFNKGLLVTNFLRTFRTALSPNIGSLYRTFEKQKPVYLKKSLKWKQLTNIDTSIVDSFKLELFGQIPLVVQGQTIGIICVTRLTREQDWTKDEFAEIISFCEQVAGAIHNANLRRDLEKEREKTLHFIRNILPGDLADELIERGEVVPMEYESVSILFTDFKNFTLAAESLSPEDLIEQLDGCFSQFDDIAVRHNFEKLKTIGDSYMAAGGIPQGNFTHPVDACLFAMEIKSFMTQIKSFKQMLGQDFWEIRIGIHTGPVVAGVVGKTKFAYDVWGDTVNIASRMESSGDAGEINLSETTYDKVKRFFECEYRGKVKAKNKGELGMYFLKRLRPEFSRDLEGMVPNQIFLDLYKNLQIGAKIIYRQTGS, from the coding sequence ATGATCTATGCCCTTGTCGCCATCGCCATTCTTTTTGTATGCATTCTATACGGAATGTATTCATTATACAAACAAAAAGAAGACAAAGAAAATACGATCATCGTATACCAAGCTGAAGTTAAATTATTAAAAGAAGATTTAGAAAAAAAAGAAAAAGAACTCATCAGCACAAAATCCATCTCAGAAGAATTCTCAGACAAACTCGTTGACTCGTATGCTCAGTTATCCGACTTAGATGGGCTCCTAAGAGAAATCAATTCTGCTTCAGACTTAAAAGATATTCTCAAAATTTTAGGACGTTACATTCGGGAAAAATTCAAAGTCCCTCACTATTTATTATATGTTTACAAAGAAGAATTAGAAGCACTCGAATTTTTTCACAGCAATTTTCCAGAAGAACTCACGGACAAAGTTAAAGAAGAAATTATGGAAAGAAAAATTCCAGTTTCCGACTCATACGTTACTATGTATGCACATGCTTATGTTCGAAAACGCAAACGAAGTTTTTATATCCAAGATTTCGAATCATATAAAACGGAAGGAGTTGAGCTTGCGAACAAACAATCGGCAAATTTAAAATCCCTTCTCATCGTACCACTATACTTACGAAATAAATTCATCGGAACACTCGATTTATTAGATTATTCAGGAAATTTTGGACTATCAGAACAACAACTGAACCAAATCAAAATCATTGCTGATTATATTGCAGGTACAATTGAAACTGGTTACCTACTCAATGAACTCAAAGAAGGGAACATCACGATTCAAAGAGAGAAGGAAAACATTGAGTCCAATCGACTAAAATTAGAAAACTTACACCGATTCAACCGAAGGATCAATTCATATTCACAAATTGAAGACATTGCTAGAGAAGTATTTTCCTATCTCAAAGTTAACCATAGAGTAGAGTTGGGATTTATTTTACTCGTTGACCCAAAAACAAATTCACTTGTACCTCTTATGGAAGGGGCAGAAGTTTTTAACAAAGGTCTCCTTGTTACCAATTTCCTTAGAACATTCCGAACTGCACTTTCACCAAACATAGGTTCGCTTTACAGAACATTCGAAAAACAAAAACCGGTTTACTTAAAAAAATCCTTAAAGTGGAAACAACTTACAAACATTGATACATCCATCGTGGATAGTTTCAAATTAGAACTGTTTGGGCAAATCCCACTCGTAGTCCAAGGCCAGACCATTGGCATTATTTGTGTCACTCGCCTCACAAGAGAACAAGATTGGACCAAAGATGAATTTGCAGAAATCATTTCTTTCTGTGAACAGGTTGCAGGTGCCATCCACAATGCAAATCTTAGGCGGGATCTAGAAAAAGAACGAGAAAAAACACTTCATTTCATTCGGAATATTTTACCGGGAGATTTAGCGGATGAATTGATTGAACGAGGTGAAGTGGTTCCAATGGAATATGAATCTGTCAGTATTCTATTTACGGATTTTAAAAATTTTACCCTAGCAGCAGAATCACTTTCGCCAGAAGATCTGATTGAACAATTGGATGGTTGTTTTTCTCAGTTTGATGATATCGCTGTTCGCCATAATTTTGAAAAACTAAAAACCATTGGTGACTCTTATATGGCTGCCGGTGGAATCCCACAAGGTAACTTCACACATCCAGTAGATGCTTGCCTTTTTGCAATGGAAATCAAATCCTTTATGACACAAATCAAGTCATTCAAACAGATGTTAGGTCAGGACTTTTGGGAAATCAGAATTGGAATCCATACTGGTCCTGTCGTAGCAGGTGTAGTTGGAAAAACCAAATTCGCTTATGATGTTTGGGGGGACACTGTGAACATTGCAAGTCGTATGGAAAGTTCTGGTGATGCAGGAGAAATTAATCTTTCGGAAACCACATATGATAAAGTGAAACGTTTCTTTGAATGTGAATATAGAGGGAAAGTAAAAGCCAAAAACAAAGGTGAACTTGGAATGTATTTTTTAAAAAGGCTTCGTCCAGAATTTTCAAGAGATCTGGAAGGAATGGTCCCAAACCAAATCTTTTTGGATTTATATAAAAATTTGCAGATCGGTGCCAAAATCATTTACAGACAAACTGGTTCCTAA